The segment AAAATATATTAATAAGAATAAGGGCCTGCAGGCGGATGGACAGGAATGCCACTTCAAGATTTTGCAGTAAGTATCGTATCATTTGCTATCACATTATTGCTTTTGCTCGTGCTCAGTTATCTTTTCAGGAAGAAGGCATTCTTCTCAAAAGACAGGATAATACAGCAACTGGTCATTCTGATCATCCTTGCTGCCGGCCTCGGGATAGCAGTACTGACCCTTCCCCTGAGCACTGATGACAAGAACCTGATCCTGACCCTCGCAGGTATCGTTATCGGTGCAGCCATCACCTTTGCTTCGACCACATTTGTCGCCAACGCCATGGCAGGCATAATGCTCCGGCTGATCAACCCTTTCAGGAGAGGGGATTTCATAAAGACCAACGACACCTTCGGAAGGGTGACCGAGATAAATTTCCTGCACACCCAGGTACAGTCTGTTGACAGGGACCTCATAATGATACCGAACAGGATGCTTGTATCATATCCGCTCAAGACCATCAGGTCATCGGGTACGATCATTTCTGCAAGTGTTTCCCTTGGATATAATATATCACGCAAGACCATTGAAAAGAACCTGCTGATTGCAGCCGAAAGGACAGGGCTTGAGAACCCTTTCGTGCATGTCACCGAACTGGGAGATTTTTCTGTCACCTATAAAGTTGGAGGATTGCTCAGAGACGTGGAAAGCATCATAACAAAGAGGTCCGATTTTAAAAAGAATGTCATGGACTCACTTCACGAGGCTGACATTGAGATCGTTTCACCTACTTATACGAACAGGAGAAACCTGAAAGACGATTACGTATGCATACCTCCTGAAGAGAAGGGAGGAACACCGGTAATGCACGATGAGTCAATACCAAAGACCGAGGACATTATATTCGATAAGGCTATCGAGGCCAGGAACCTGGAAGCCATATACACCAACTGGGAGCGCTTTCCCGAAAGAAGAAAAGCGATAGAGGAAAGAATAAAGGAACTGCCGGATGAGAAAGCCCTGGAAAGCATGAAGATTGAACTAAGGTCGCTGGCAGAGCAGGAACAGGAACTGAAGCCTTCCCTCGACCTACTGAAGAGCAAAGCTGGTATCAGGAAGGATATGGACGAAGAGGAGAGGAAGCATATCCTTGACATGATAGCTGACCTTGATACAAGGGAACATGCAATAGATGACAGATACAGTAAACTGGAACTCAGGGTTGATAAGTTACTTGAGGGACGTACATAGATTTTTATATAATCGAAGGAATGGTTCACCGATGGCAGCGCCATACAGATAAAGAAAAGATGAATTGAATCAAAGGTTGTTTATTCTTTCAATGATGATCGGTGTGCTTGGACCAAAAGGTTCCTACTCTGAGAAAGCTGCTGGACAGTGGCTTGCTGAAATATTTCCCGGGGAAACTGCTAGTATCCACTCTGAGAGTTGCCGTGACCCTGTCCTGCATTATTGCGACGATATACAGGATGTTTTCTCATTCCTTAGAGAAGGTCCCGTGGATATTGGCCTGGTGCCCGTGGAGAATTCCATTGAAGGTTCTGTAGGAGTAACCCTTGACATGCTGCTGGAGCATGATGTGACCATAATCGGTGAGACCGTTGTTGCCATCGAGCATTGCCTGCTTTCAAAGGGCAGAAAGGAAGACATAAGGATAATACTCTCACATCCCCAGGGTCTTGCACAGTGCAGGCATTTCCTGAAGGAGAATTTCAGGGGAGCGGAGCTGAGGACCACAGGCAGCACATCCCATGCTGCAAAACTGGCCACGGAGTTCGAGGAGATGGCAGCCATCGCATCCCGCGAGTCGGCTCAGACGTACGGCCTCAACATCCTGGTATCCAATATCCAGGACAGGAAGCACAATCACACCCGCTTCCTGATAATGGTGCGTTCGGATGAGGCTTCTGCCGGATACCCCTACAGGAGCTATGAGGACCGCACTTACAAGACATCCATAATAGTGTATCTGGACCGCGACAGGCCAGGAGCTCTTTACGAGATACTCGGGGAATTTGCCCGCAGGAAGATAAACCTCACCAGGATAGAATCCAGGCCCTCCAAAAAGACTCTTGGGGACTACCTGTTCTATATCGATCTTGAAGGCAGGACGAGCGATGATATTATAAAAGAAGCAATATATAATGTAGAGTCAAAAGTCGGCATGTTAAAGATGCTTGGCTCCTATCCTGCATCAGAGCCAGTGTGATCGAAGAGACAGCGGGCCACGACAACAAGCGGTACTTATCATGGACATCAGGAAATTCGTGCAAACACAGGAAGCTGCCCTGAAGAGATACCGCAGGACATATAAGCTGCTCGACTTTCTCACGATCCTTATCCTCATTTATACATTTCTTATCTTGCTGAGTGCCGATCAGGCACTGCCGTTCATAAAGAGTTTCGAGGTTCGCTCAGGAACAAGTTATGATCTTGCCGGGTTCAGTATACCTTTTGCAACAGTGGTGCTCCTGGCCCTGTCTGCGCTTGTGTCTCTGGCGTTAACCCTTATCATTCACATAAGGGACAAGAGGATCAATACCATCGGGCTCGTAGAAGAAAAATATCCAGGACTTCGGGAAAGGCTGCGAACCGCCTATGATAACCTGGACCTTGACAATATCATTGCCAACGACCTGCGACAGGCAGTATCGTCATCCGTGGAAAAGGTAAGTTCTTCCGCTTTTCTAAGGAAAAGAAGGATCAACTTTGGCATAATGGTGATAATAGTCTCCGTTATCTTACTGGCCTTTGTCACTATGAACAGCATACACGTAGTGGACCCCGGTGACTGGGAAAACGTACTCGATGATCTCTTTCCGGACAGCTCGGATGATGACCTCTTCGAGATAGATGAGGACACTCAGGAGAATACAGGCGCGGAGAACATTACAGGAGAGCCGGCAGTGATAGTGGTGGAAGGGACTGAGGTGGACCTTAGCCTGCCCCCCGGATCGGGAGTCGGCTTTAACGAGGGCAATGACAGCGAGCAGGACACGGATTTTGTGCCTTCATCGTCCTACGAGATCGATGCCATATCCTCACAGACCTATTATGAGAGCTTCCCTGAAGGCTATGAGAGCGTTATCAAGTCATACTTTGAACAGATGGCTCAAAAGTAACATAACTATAGATTTAATCACTGATCACATTAACCAATATCCAAAGGACGAGAACAAAGGAGAGAACAAATGGCTAGCGACATGAACTCAAGGGATCTGACACAAACATACAGGGTTGCCGGGGATATGTTTGCCACCCTTTTCAGAGAGATCGGAAAAGTGGTTGTCGGTCAGGACGAAACCGTAGAGCAGATAATCATTGCGATACTGTGCAACGGGCATGCCCTGGTGGAAAGTAACCCGGGACTTGGCAAGACGCTCACAATATCCACAATAGCAAAGGCGCTGGATCTTAACTTCAGCAGGATACAGTGTACCCCTGACCTCATGCCTGCAGACATCACCGGAACCCATATCATCGAGGACGTGGGCGGCTCAAAGCAGTTCAAGTTCGAGGCCGGACCGGTATTTGCCAATATCGTGCTGGCGGATGAGATCAACCGTGCATCCCCGAAGACACAGTCAGCACTCCTTGAGGCCATGCAGGAAAAGCAGATCACCGTGGGCAATGATACTTTCATGCTTGAGCAGCCGTTCTTCATCCTTGCAACCCAGAACCCCATAGAGATGGAAGGAACTTTCCCGCTTCCAGAGGCCCAGCTTGACAGGTTCCTCCTCAAGATCCTTGTGGATTACCCGAAATATGAGGATGAGATCGAGATAGTTAACCGCTACACCCGCTCAATAATGCCCACCGTCGGCAAGGTCGTTAACAAGAACTCCCTCCTCGACCTGCAGAAGCTCACAAGGGACGTGCCAATCGCAGACGACATCAAGAGCCGTGTCATCAAGATAGTCATGAGCACCCGTATCAGGAACGAGTTCATTGAATACGGCGCTTCCCCAAGGGCTTCCATTGGACTCATCCTTGCGGCAAAGGCAAGGGCCCTGATAAAGGGAAGGAACTATGTGAGCAACGAGGATATCGATGCCATGGCCTACCCGGTGTTAAGGCACAGGATAATCCTTACCTTTGAATCAGAAAGGAAAGGTATCACAACTGACCAAGTCATCAGGAACATCCTTGAAAAGATCAAATAATCCCGGTCCCCGACCAAAACCTAATCCAATAACCGGCAATGAGCGACAAGAAACATACCATAGATGTTGACTTCTTCAGGCAGCTTGACCGCTTCACCTTCATGGTGAAGAAGAGGATGTCGAGCACATATGCCGGAAGCAGGCGCTCTCTCCATAGCGGCAAGGGGCTTGACACCGTAGGCTACAGGGAATACAACAGGGGAGACGAACTCAAATCCGTTGACTGGAAAGCCTATGCGAGGTCCGAGAAGCTCTATGTGCGCCAGTTCGAGGAGGAGAAGTCACTCACCACGCACATCCTGCTGGACGCCAGCAAGAGCATGGACTACGGTAGCGGCGACATCTCCAAGTTCGAGTACGCAACAATGCTGGCAGCAGGCTTTGCATATCTTGTCACAAGGGATAATGACAAATTTGCCATATCCACCTTCTCCCAAGAAGCGGACATCACAAAACCACGCAGGGGAAGAAGGTATCTCCTGCAGACCATCGAACGGCTCGAGAGCGTGAAGCTCGAAGGCAGGACCAATATAGACCATGTCACCAACCTTTATTCGAAGGCCATCAGTTCGAGGTCACTTATAGTAATCATATCTGATTTCCTTGATGACCCCGCATCCATCGAGTCAGCCATCTATCGCTTTGCCGATCATGACCTCCTGCTTGTGCAGGTGCTTGACAGGACAGAGAGCATGCTTACCCTGCACGGGCACAGCAGGCTGGTGGACGTAGAGACCGGGGTCAAGCTGGACACCTACGTCAGCGAGGACTTCAAGAGCGAATACAACAAAAAGCTGGCAGAGCATATCGCCAGGATCACTGCGGCATGTGATAAGGTAGGTGCCGAGTTCTACACTGTCAGCACGGACGTACCTATATTTGATGCGTTCCTCAATACTATAAGCAGGAGGATGTGGTAATGCCTTTTGAGACCCCCCTCGCGCTCGCCGCCCTTGCAAGCGTGATACCCCTTATACTGCTCTACCTGCTGCGCCCCAAGCCGCTTCAGGTAGTGGTGCCTTCGCTGATGTTCCTTATGAACATCAAGGAAGAAAAAAAGCGCTTCTACACATCGATAACCAAACTGATAAAAGACCCGCTGTTCCTTATACAACTCCTTGTGCTTATACTGCTGGCACTTGCTGCAGCAGCGCCTTTCATCGAGACGCAGGAGCCTCTCAGCGGGGAGCATACTGTCATAATCATCGACGCATCCGCCAGCATGCAGACTGACAACAGGTTCAGCGACGCGCTCTCAAAGGCAGGTGACTATGTAAGCAAGAAGAATACCATCATCCTTGCAGAGAACGTACCCGTGACAGTACTTGCCGACGGCGGTTCCTCGGCAGCCGATGAGACCCTGAATACGCTTAAGCCCAAGGCAGTGGTCGCAGATATCTCCGCGGCCGTCTCGGCAGGCATGAGGACGCTATCCCAGGAAGGCGGGAGGATAGTTGTGATATCCGATTTCTCTTACTGGGACGGGGATGACCCAGTGAACGCCAAGAACCTCGCCGAGTCCTACGGACTGCAGGTTGAGTATGTCCTTGTGGGCAGCAGCACCGACAATGTGGGCATCATCCAGGGAGAGGTCTCAGCGGTTGACGGAAGCTACACCTATGCGGGGATAGTGAAGAACTACAATAACGGCAGGCAGTCCGTGAGACTGGATGTTGTTAATGAGGACGGAAGCTCACAGCAGGTGAACCTTAACGTGGCTGCCCGCTCCACACAGCAGTTCAAGGTGACAAACCTGAAGCCCGGCATAAGTGAAGTAAGGATCGCAGCTGCCGACAGCCTCATGGTCGATAACGTGGCATATATATCGGTCCCTCCCTCCGCATCAAAACAGATGCTTGTGGTTTCGGATACCGGGAAGCTCCCTTCCCACACCGCGCTCTCGCTCATGCCCAATGTCAGGACCAACCTGCTTGAAGGAGTGCCTTCGGACCTTTCCCGGTACAGCGTGGTCGTGGTTGCCACTAAGCAGAGGGCTCTTGCATCAAACGAAATAGCCACCCTCAACAGCTTTATCAGGAGCGGCGGCGAGGTAGTGTTCATAGCAAGCGATGCGCTGGCTTCGGATAAGGCCGGTACGGACATGCAGGAACTGCTTCCTGTCAGGACGGGAGATGTCGTGAGTGCCGAGAGAGGTGTAACGCTCAAGGTGCTCCAGGAAACGAGGCTCAGTGAGGACATACAGTTCAAAGAAGTGGCGGTGTACGAGTACCTCAACGCTACTGCAAGGAGGGACACAACGACCCTTGTATCAACCACTGCGGGCACTCCCATGCTGGTATACGGCACGCTGGGAGATGGCACGGTGGTCTACCTGGGACTGAATGACGCCATGGGAGAAGATGCCTGGAACAACTTCCATAACCTTCCAGAATACCCGGTATTCTGGTTCAAGCTGGCCGGCTGGCTCGGAGGTACGGGAAGCGTTACGGATTACAACCTGAAGACAGGCTCGGTATCCGCACTTGCCAGGGAGCAGGAGATACAGACCCCCTCCGGCCTCGAAACAACATCAAGGGTGCTCTATGATGAGGCCGGGGTCTATACGGTGGTCGGAAAAAGGATTGCTGTCAACCTGTACAGCGACAGGGAGTCGGATACGACCCTCACAGGACAGGAGCTTATCGACAGATCGAAGGCTAAGGACTCACCCGGCATCGTGCGTGCCAGCAGCTATACCGCAAAGAACTATCTGGACACATATATGATAATCATAGTTTTCCTGCTTGTACTACTTGAACTGCTGATAATTAGGAAGAGGGGTGAGCTCTGATGGTCAGCTTCGAGCACCCGGAAATGTTCGGGCTTATCATCCCTGTGCTTATAGGCGGAGCCTACATGCTCAGGAAAGCCCGGCAGAAAGGCCTCATAGTTTCCAGGATGATCGTCCTGACGCTGCTTATCATTGCACTGGCATCGCCCTATACGTTGAGCCCAAGGGTGACCGTGGACGACAGCCCCAACCTTGTCCTGATAGCGGATGAGACTGACAGCATGGGACTGTTCGACAGGCAGGCCTCCACTAAGCTCTATGAGCACCTGGCAGCAAATACCCCCACGACCCTTGTGACGCTCAGCGGGGACAAGACCGCCCTGGGAGATGCGATAATGCAGTATGCCACCGGCGATAACCAGATACTGATGGTCACGGACGGGAACAGCAACAGCGGGGCTGACCTTGAGGAGGCCCTGAAGTTCGCGCAAGACATAGGCACGACTGTGTACTATGTGCAACCGGACCTCATCTCCAATGATATCAGTGCACAGATCACCGGTGATAAAACGGTTATCGTGAACAACGAGAACCAGTTCAATATTGTCATCTCACAGGCAGGTACAGGAGAGATCAGTTACCGCTATGAGCTTTACATAGATGACCAGCTCGCAAGGAGCGCAAACGTGGTGCAGGTAGAGAAGCAGAAGACCATACCGCTCCATCAGATCAAGTTCTCGAAGCTCGGTAAGCACACAATGAGACTTGTGGTAATCCCTTCCGGGGACGACACCGACGACATAAACAACGAGTTCTACAAAGCAGTTTATGCTATTCCCAAACCCAAGATTACCGCTATCGGTCTTGAGAGCGGCTCCCCGCTGGCATACTCTCTCCGCAACCTTTACGATGTCTCGGCAGCATCCGATCTTTCAGGCATCGATGGCAAGAAAGCAATCGTAGTAGATAATGTGCATGCCAACTCCTTCTCACAGAGCGATGTGGCAAAACTTAAGCAATTCCTTAATGACGGACATGGCATCGTGGTAGTGGGCGGCGATCGCTCCTATAATTTCGGTAACTACCTGGACTCTCCGATAGAGGAGATACTGCCGGTCGCTTCCAGGCCCACGGACTGGACAGGAGGGCGCAATGTGGTAGTTCTGCTTGACATCTCCTTCAGTACAGCTGCTCATGGCACCCAGGGAGACATTCTTGGGAACGCTATTAATATACTTGAGAATGAGAACCTGCGCGATGCCTATATGGGAGTCATTGCCTTCGGTACTGAGGGCTATGATGTTTCCAACGGGCTTGTCTATCTTGGGACAACTTCGAACATAGAGCTTCTCAGGTCCAAGATAGAGACTCTCACACCTTCCTCCACCAGTCAGACATCGCTTAACGAAGGACTCCTGGTTGCAAAGGGCTGGCTAGATAACGAGGCAGGTGAACTTGACATTATAATCATATCCGATGGAGGGATTGAGAAGTCCTACGACAGCAGCCTTGACATTGCCAGGGAGATCACAGGAGATGGAGTGAACCTTTATTACATCCATATAAGGTCCAGTGCTCCCTCACAGTATGATGAGAGACAGGTTGCATATGCTCAGCGACTTATGGAAGAAGTGGACGGTACATATTTCAGTCTGAACCGGGGTGAAAGGGCCAACATTGTATTCCATGAACTGCCACAGCAGACCGAAGAAAATGAGAGTGCATTCGGCACCTTCCCGCTCATTGAACTCAACACACAGCATTTCATAACCAGGGATGTGGAAGTAGAGGGCGAGATAACAGGATACAACGACGTCACGCCAAAAGCCGG is part of the Methanolobus chelungpuianus genome and harbors:
- a CDS encoding DUF58 domain-containing protein; amino-acid sequence: MSDKKHTIDVDFFRQLDRFTFMVKKRMSSTYAGSRRSLHSGKGLDTVGYREYNRGDELKSVDWKAYARSEKLYVRQFEEEKSLTTHILLDASKSMDYGSGDISKFEYATMLAAGFAYLVTRDNDKFAISTFSQEADITKPRRGRRYLLQTIERLESVKLEGRTNIDHVTNLYSKAISSRSLIVIISDFLDDPASIESAIYRFADHDLLLVQVLDRTESMLTLHGHSRLVDVETGVKLDTYVSEDFKSEYNKKLAEHIARITAACDKVGAEFYTVSTDVPIFDAFLNTISRRMW
- the pheA gene encoding prephenate dehydratase, with the translated sequence MMIGVLGPKGSYSEKAAGQWLAEIFPGETASIHSESCRDPVLHYCDDIQDVFSFLREGPVDIGLVPVENSIEGSVGVTLDMLLEHDVTIIGETVVAIEHCLLSKGRKEDIRIILSHPQGLAQCRHFLKENFRGAELRTTGSTSHAAKLATEFEEMAAIASRESAQTYGLNILVSNIQDRKHNHTRFLIMVRSDEASAGYPYRSYEDRTYKTSIIVYLDRDRPGALYEILGEFARRKINLTRIESRPSKKTLGDYLFYIDLEGRTSDDIIKEAIYNVESKVGMLKMLGSYPASEPV
- a CDS encoding AAA family ATPase encodes the protein MASDMNSRDLTQTYRVAGDMFATLFREIGKVVVGQDETVEQIIIAILCNGHALVESNPGLGKTLTISTIAKALDLNFSRIQCTPDLMPADITGTHIIEDVGGSKQFKFEAGPVFANIVLADEINRASPKTQSALLEAMQEKQITVGNDTFMLEQPFFILATQNPIEMEGTFPLPEAQLDRFLLKILVDYPKYEDEIEIVNRYTRSIMPTVGKVVNKNSLLDLQKLTRDVPIADDIKSRVIKIVMSTRIRNEFIEYGASPRASIGLILAAKARALIKGRNYVSNEDIDAMAYPVLRHRIILTFESERKGITTDQVIRNILEKIK
- a CDS encoding mechanosensitive ion channel domain-containing protein encodes the protein MPLQDFAVSIVSFAITLLLLLVLSYLFRKKAFFSKDRIIQQLVILIILAAGLGIAVLTLPLSTDDKNLILTLAGIVIGAAITFASTTFVANAMAGIMLRLINPFRRGDFIKTNDTFGRVTEINFLHTQVQSVDRDLIMIPNRMLVSYPLKTIRSSGTIISASVSLGYNISRKTIEKNLLIAAERTGLENPFVHVTELGDFSVTYKVGGLLRDVESIITKRSDFKKNVMDSLHEADIEIVSPTYTNRRNLKDDYVCIPPEEKGGTPVMHDESIPKTEDIIFDKAIEARNLEAIYTNWERFPERRKAIEERIKELPDEKALESMKIELRSLAEQEQELKPSLDLLKSKAGIRKDMDEEERKHILDMIADLDTREHAIDDRYSKLELRVDKLLEGRT
- a CDS encoding BatA domain-containing protein; amino-acid sequence: MPFETPLALAALASVIPLILLYLLRPKPLQVVVPSLMFLMNIKEEKKRFYTSITKLIKDPLFLIQLLVLILLALAAAAPFIETQEPLSGEHTVIIIDASASMQTDNRFSDALSKAGDYVSKKNTIILAENVPVTVLADGGSSAADETLNTLKPKAVVADISAAVSAGMRTLSQEGGRIVVISDFSYWDGDDPVNAKNLAESYGLQVEYVLVGSSTDNVGIIQGEVSAVDGSYTYAGIVKNYNNGRQSVRLDVVNEDGSSQQVNLNVAARSTQQFKVTNLKPGISEVRIAAADSLMVDNVAYISVPPSASKQMLVVSDTGKLPSHTALSLMPNVRTNLLEGVPSDLSRYSVVVVATKQRALASNEIATLNSFIRSGGEVVFIASDALASDKAGTDMQELLPVRTGDVVSAERGVTLKVLQETRLSEDIQFKEVAVYEYLNATARRDTTTLVSTTAGTPMLVYGTLGDGTVVYLGLNDAMGEDAWNNFHNLPEYPVFWFKLAGWLGGTGSVTDYNLKTGSVSALAREQEIQTPSGLETTSRVLYDEAGVYTVVGKRIAVNLYSDRESDTTLTGQELIDRSKAKDSPGIVRASSYTAKNYLDTYMIIIVFLLVLLELLIIRKRGEL
- a CDS encoding DUF7502 family protein, yielding MDIRKFVQTQEAALKRYRRTYKLLDFLTILILIYTFLILLSADQALPFIKSFEVRSGTSYDLAGFSIPFATVVLLALSALVSLALTLIIHIRDKRINTIGLVEEKYPGLRERLRTAYDNLDLDNIIANDLRQAVSSSVEKVSSSAFLRKRRINFGIMVIIVSVILLAFVTMNSIHVVDPGDWENVLDDLFPDSSDDDLFEIDEDTQENTGAENITGEPAVIVVEGTEVDLSLPPGSGVGFNEGNDSEQDTDFVPSSSYEIDAISSQTYYESFPEGYESVIKSYFEQMAQK